The following are encoded together in the Lathyrus oleraceus cultivar Zhongwan6 chromosome 3, CAAS_Psat_ZW6_1.0, whole genome shotgun sequence genome:
- the LOC127131716 gene encoding heat shock cognate 70 kDa protein 1, producing MAKKYEGVAIGIDLGTTYSCVGVWQEQNDRVEIIHNDQGNKTTPSCVAFTNTQRLIGDAAKNQASSNPTNTVFDAKRLIGRNYSDSVIQNDILLWPFKVIDGEDDKPTIVVSYKGEEKHLVAEEISAMILTHMREIAGAFLESPVKNAVITVPAYFNDAQRRATKDAGDIAGLNVMRIINEPTAAALAYGLQKRANCVEERTIFIFDLGGGTFDVSLLTIKNNAFEECSKLNAARCYTVVTW from the exons ATGGCAAAAAAGTATGAAGGAGTTGCTATAGGAATTGACCTAGGCACGACTTACTCATGTGTTGGAGTGTGGCAAGAACAAAACGACCGTGTTGAAATCATTCACAATGATCAAGGAAACAAAACAACACCTTCTTGTGTTGCTTTTACCAACACTCAAAGATTGATTGGTGATGCTGCCAAAAATCAAGCTTCTTCCAACCCAACCAACACTGTCTTTG ATGCAAAGAGGTTGATTGGAAGGAATTATAGTGATTCTGTTATTCAAAATGATATTCTATTGTGGCCCTTTAAGGTCATTGATGGGGAGGATGATAAGCCGACTATCGTTGTGAGCTACAAGGGTGAGGAAAAACACCTTGTTGCCGAGGAAATATCAGCTATGATTCTCACACATATGCGAGAGATTGCGGGGGCATTTTTGGAGTCACCCGTTAAGAATGCAGTGATTACCGTACCGGCTTATTTTAATGATGCGCAGCGAAGAGCCACCAAAGATGCAGGTGATATTGCTGGTCTCAATGTTATGAGGATAATCAATGAGCCAACTGCGGCGGCTCTTGCATATGGACTTCAAAAGAGAGCTAATTGTGTTGAAGAGAGAACTATTTTCATCTTTGATCTTGGTGGTGGAACTTTTGATGTGTCTCTCCTTACAATTAAGAACAATGCCTTTGAAGAGTGTTCCAAACTTAACGCTGCGAGATGTTACACCGTTGTCACTTGGTAA